A window of Fusarium musae strain F31 chromosome 1, whole genome shotgun sequence genomic DNA:
GGTCTATCACTGAGGGTTGAAGAGTCGTGCGCTTGTCATTCCCCCATTTCCATTTCGATTGATCGATCCGAGCCAGTCTAAGCAGCTCTCCTGACTCTCCCGTGGCAGCCGCAAGCATGGGTGACCCAGCGATTCTCGAATGATCCGACACATTCGTCATTTGGCCGATAGCAAGTAATGGCTGATCGCTAACTTCGCCCTCAACTTTTGAGTAGCGATTCATGTTCTCCTGTAGAAGTTCTGATAGCGCCGAGTTACCCATGAAGGCTTCGGGATGAGCTTGGAGTAGCCATCGCTTTTGAACTCTTCTTTCCTGCCACAGGTTGGACGAGATCTCTGGAGCAGGAGTTTTTGAAGGCGGGTATAACTCTGCTGAAGATCCAACAACCTTGAAGTGCGGCGCTAGACAACTTTGTAAGTATTGCGATGCGCGCATAGCGATTGTATAGAACTCACCTTCAGCAGTTACGCGACTGGTGTGAAAAGCCCCAGGCTGCGCAGTCGCATTCTCAGGTGGTATGTAAGTAAGACTTCCTACGTGACCGTGGATCAGGTCCGTAAGTCGCCTGGTCTCAGCCATTTGGCCCAAGTCTTGATTTCCAATATGCTGAAATTTTGGCCGattttcctttcttcatcGCGAGATGGGCTAGTACAGGCGCAAGAGAGTCTCGAGCGGGAGTCAATGGTATTTGAAGCACTAAAAAGGCATCCTATGTCATATGAGGTCATGCGATGAGGAATTTGGCCGCGAAAGCTGAAATGTATCTATAGAAGAGAAGTATCGGTGAGTATAAGTAGACGTTGAAAGTAACGAGATGCTCAGCGCATGCGATGAGAAGTGAAGCTTTCGACGGCCCCACGTGGCGGTGCAAGCGAGGAGCGCCACATTTATTTAGTCGACCGAGCAACGCAATTTCGCGGTGTAAATACTACAATATatccatgcatgcatgagAACAATGCCCAATTTATATCTTCATGATCAATCCCATTTACCCTAGGGAGCAAGATTCCGAAGCCGAAAGCAACACCAGACAAACCACTCCACGATCCTAAGTCATACGTAATGGCTACCGACTTTCAGTCCTCCCTATCCGCCAGCATGCGACAGAGCATGGCCCCCGTCGGCCCCTCTGCCGCAAACCAGCTGCCCAACATCAACTTTGGCTTCGATGACCTTCGCGATCGCATGGCAAAGTTCACAGCCCGATTCGATGCTTTCATTGAAGAGGGCCGTAAGCGCGTTCTCGAAGAACGCAACCAGTTTCGCATGAACGTTGCTGAGCTTCAAGGTATGCCCTAACATTGATGGCGCATATGATACATTCTAACCACTACATTAGAGGATCAACGCATGAAGAAGCGAGACATCGAAATCATTCAAGTCAAAACCTCGACGCACCAACAAACAatcgagaaggaagaggcagAAACGCGCGAGATGGAGAGCGCTATTAACTCCCTCGCTGCCCAGCGCGATAACCACCTCGCAACCCGCAACAGTCTCAAGGCTGAAATCGCACAAACACAAGCCGAGATCGAAGCCCGACTTGCCGCCCAGCGCGAATAcgctcaacagcaacaagcgCAGTCTCGTTTCAACGTCCCCGAGCTGGACTTTTGGATCACCAACCTCTGCCTCAAGATTGAAGGCGCTGGCCACGACGATCGTCTCAAGTTTGTGTACACGCATATTGACGAGAAGGACTGGGAGCGTGAGGCTTGGTTTGAGCTTGTTACAAGCTCGCGCGACTACGATGTGAAGCACTGTAGGCCTAAGATTGAGCGGGAAAAGGTTGAGAGGGTGCTTGATAAGCTGAATGAGACGAGGGAATTGGTTGTTCTGCTAAAGGGCATGAGGGAGTTGTTTGTGGAGGCTATGAAGACCTGAAGACCTGATTGATGGATTATGCTGCGACGACCGTTTATGTGCGACAATGCTGTTTTAAGAACGATAATTATACCTTGGATGATTGTTTTTGTTTGAAATAACCTTTGAGTTTATCTCAGATCCATATATCTTGGGACTGTTTGCTCAAGTGGTATCCTAGATGCTGGTTATATTTACAACAAGATCATGTTGAAGATCGAAACTTGAACTATATTATCATGCTGAAATATCCTTCTAAAAACCCAGTAGCCATACCGTTTCTCGTGACAATTTTGCTGTTTATTGGGTGTCATGATGTCTATCAGCCCAAGCCAGACCGCGACCCGCGTCTCCCCGCCATGATCAATTAAGTTAACCTCCACATCCATTTCTCTTCATACACCATATTAAACCCGCCATCGACCGCCATCATGCCT
This region includes:
- the SPC25 gene encoding kinetochore-associated Ndc80 complex subunit spc25, with translation MATDFQSSLSASMRQSMAPVGPSAANQLPNINFGFDDLRDRMAKFTARFDAFIEEGRKRVLEERNQFRMNVAELQEDQRMKKRDIEIIQVKTSTHQQTIEKEEAETREMESAINSLAAQRDNHLATRNSLKAEIAQTQAEIEARLAAQREYAQQQQAQSRFNVPELDFWITNLCLKIEGAGHDDRLKFVYTHIDEKDWEREAWFELVTSSRDYDVKHCRPKIEREKVERVLDKLNETRELVVLLKGMRELFVEAMKT